From Methylomonas sp. EFPC3, a single genomic window includes:
- the hslV gene encoding ATP-dependent protease subunit HslV: MTNFRGTTILSVRRGDKVVIGGDGQVTLGNTVMKGNARKVRRLYHDKVIAGFAGATADAFTLFEHFEGKLEKHRGNLTRAAVEMAKDWRTDRALRKLEALLIIADSKTSLVISGTGDVIEPEHDFIAIGSGGAFAQSAARALLENTELSARDIVEKALNIAADICIYTNHNLRIEELDAEPQAAPQE, encoded by the coding sequence ATGACCAACTTCAGAGGCACCACAATTCTATCGGTCCGGCGCGGCGACAAGGTCGTGATCGGCGGCGACGGTCAGGTTACTTTGGGCAACACCGTAATGAAAGGGAATGCCAGAAAAGTCAGACGCTTGTACCACGACAAAGTGATAGCCGGTTTCGCCGGGGCCACTGCCGACGCCTTCACCCTGTTCGAACATTTCGAAGGCAAACTGGAAAAACACCGCGGCAACCTGACCCGCGCCGCTGTAGAAATGGCCAAAGACTGGCGTACCGACCGAGCCCTGCGTAAACTGGAAGCACTGCTGATCATCGCCGACAGCAAAACTTCCCTGGTCATCTCCGGCACCGGCGACGTGATCGAACCGGAACACGATTTCATCGCCATCGGCTCCGGCGGCGCCTTCGCCCAAAGCGCCGCCCGCGCCTTGCTGGAAAACACCGAACTTAGTGCGCGCGACATCGTCGAAAAGGCCTTGAATATCGCCGCCGACATCTGCATTTATACCAACCACAACTTACGCATCGAAGAATTGGACGCCGAACCGCAAGCGGCGCCGCAAGAGTAA
- a CDS encoding nucleoside deaminase — protein sequence MHQDFLHQAVELACFNVSNGGGPFGALIVRDQRIIAASGNRVTENMDPTAHAEVLAIRQACQYLQDFQLKHCVLYTSCEPCPMCLGAIYWSRLDAVYFASSRDDAAQAGFDDSLIYTEIDKPAEQRQIVMRHLPLESAAEPFRLWQIQTDKIRY from the coding sequence ATGCACCAGGACTTTCTGCATCAAGCGGTAGAACTGGCTTGCTTCAACGTCAGCAACGGCGGCGGCCCGTTCGGCGCGCTGATCGTGCGAGACCAGCGCATCATCGCCGCCAGCGGCAATCGCGTCACCGAGAACATGGACCCCACCGCCCATGCCGAGGTGCTGGCCATCCGCCAAGCCTGCCAGTATTTGCAAGACTTTCAATTGAAACACTGCGTGCTCTACACCAGTTGTGAACCCTGCCCGATGTGTCTGGGCGCGATTTATTGGTCCCGGCTGGACGCAGTCTATTTCGCCAGTAGTCGCGACGATGCCGCCCAAGCCGGCTTTGACGACAGCCTGATTTACACTGAAATCGACAAACCTGCCGAGCAGCGCCAGATCGTTATGCGGCATCTGCCACTAGAATCTGCCGCGGAACCGTTCCGCTTATGGCAAATCCAGACCGATAAAATCCGCTACTGA